One segment of Haemophilus influenzae DNA contains the following:
- the torA gene encoding trimethylamine-N-oxide reductase TorA — MKKNNVNEQRRDFLKKTSLGVAGSALSGGMVGIVSKSAVAKEAEMKTVVTAAHWGSLGVVVQDGKVVKSGPAIEPAVPNELQTVVADQLYNEARVKYPMVRKGFLANPGKSDTTMRGCDEWVRVSWDEALDLVHNQLKRVRDEHGPTGIFAGSYGWFSCGSLHASRTLLHRYMNATGGFVGHKGDYSTGAAQVIMPHVLGTIEVYEQQTSWESILESSDIIVLWSANPLTTMRIAWMSTDQKGIEYFKKFQASGKRIICIDPQKSETCQMLNAEWIPVNTATDVPLMLGIAHTLVEQGKHDKDFLKKYTSGYAKFEEYLLGKTDGQPKTAEWAAKICGVPAETIKQLAADFSSKRTMLMGGWGMQRQRHGEQTHWMLVTLASMLGQIGLPGGGFGLSYHYSNGGVPTATGGIIGSITASPSGKAGAKTWLDDTSKSAFPLARIADVLLHPGKKIQYNGTEITYPDIKAVYWAGGNPFVHHQDTNTLVKAFQKPDVVIVNEVNWTPTARMADIVLPATTSYERNDLTMAGDYSMMSVYPMKQVVPPQFEAKNDYDIFVELAKRAGVEEQYTEGKTEMEWLEEFYNAAFTAARANRVAMPRFDKFWAENKPLSFEVGEAAKKWVRYGEFREDPLLNPLGTPSGKIEIFSDVIEKMHYNDCKGHPSWMEPEEFAGNVTEEYPLALVTPHPYYRLHSQLAHTSLRQKYAVNDREPVMIHPEDAATRGIKDGDIVRIHSKRGQVLAGAVVTENIIKGTVALHEGAWYDPMDLGESEKPLCKNGCANVLTRDEGTSKLAQGNSPNTCIVQIEKFTGVAPEVTVFKQPKQVA, encoded by the coding sequence ATGAAAAAAAATAACGTAAACGAACAACGTCGTGATTTTCTGAAAAAAACATCTTTAGGCGTGGCTGGTAGTGCCCTTTCCGGTGGTATGGTGGGCATTGTATCAAAAAGTGCTGTAGCAAAAGAAGCTGAAATGAAAACGGTAGTGACTGCCGCTCATTGGGGATCTCTTGGGGTTGTTGTACAAGATGGTAAGGTCGTGAAATCTGGTCCTGCTATTGAGCCTGCAGTGCCGAACGAATTGCAAACAGTTGTTGCCGATCAATTGTATAACGAAGCCCGCGTGAAATATCCAATGGTGCGTAAAGGCTTTTTAGCTAACCCAGGAAAAAGCGATACTACAATGCGTGGTTGTGATGAATGGGTGCGCGTTTCTTGGGATGAAGCGTTAGATTTGGTACACAATCAACTTAAACGTGTACGTGACGAACATGGACCAACAGGTATTTTTGCCGGTTCTTATGGTTGGTTTAGTTGTGGTTCATTACATGCTTCTCGTACGTTATTACATCGTTATATGAACGCTACCGGTGGTTTTGTGGGGCATAAAGGAGATTATTCTACGGGTGCTGCGCAAGTAATCATGCCGCATGTGCTTGGTACTATTGAAGTCTATGAACAACAAACCAGCTGGGAATCCATATTAGAAAGTAGTGATATTATTGTGCTTTGGTCTGCAAATCCACTCACAACCATGCGTATTGCTTGGATGTCTACTGACCAAAAAGGGATTGAATATTTCAAAAAATTCCAAGCGAGTGGAAAACGCATTATTTGTATCGACCCGCAAAAAAGCGAAACTTGCCAAATGCTGAATGCAGAATGGATTCCGGTGAATACAGCAACGGATGTGCCATTAATGCTTGGTATTGCACATACTTTAGTTGAACAAGGTAAGCACGATAAAGATTTCTTGAAAAAATACACGTCGGGTTATGCTAAATTCGAGGAATATTTATTAGGTAAAACCGATGGCCAACCAAAAACAGCAGAATGGGCGGCAAAAATTTGTGGTGTACCAGCAGAAACGATTAAACAGCTTGCAGCAGATTTCTCTAGCAAACGTACCATGTTAATGGGGGGCTGGGGTATGCAACGCCAACGCCATGGTGAACAAACCCACTGGATGTTAGTAACGCTAGCGTCTATGTTGGGACAAATTGGCTTGCCAGGTGGTGGTTTCGGTTTAAGTTATCACTATTCAAATGGTGGGGTGCCAACGGCGACAGGGGGTATTATCGGCTCCATTACCGCAAGTCCATCAGGCAAAGCGGGTGCAAAAACATGGTTGGATGATACCTCTAAATCTGCCTTCCCATTAGCTCGTATTGCTGATGTGTTGCTCCATCCAGGCAAAAAAATTCAGTATAACGGTACTGAAATTACTTATCCTGACATCAAAGCGGTATATTGGGCAGGTGGTAACCCGTTCGTTCACCATCAAGATACCAATACCTTAGTGAAAGCTTTCCAGAAACCTGATGTGGTGATTGTCAATGAGGTGAACTGGACGCCAACTGCACGCATGGCAGATATTGTATTGCCGGCAACTACCAGTTATGAACGTAATGACTTAACCATGGCAGGCGACTACTCCATGATGAGCGTTTACCCGATGAAACAAGTAGTTCCACCACAATTTGAAGCGAAAAATGACTACGATATTTTCGTTGAACTCGCAAAACGAGCAGGTGTGGAAGAACAATACACTGAAGGTAAAACGGAAATGGAATGGCTGGAAGAATTCTACAATGCAGCCTTTACTGCCGCACGTGCAAACCGTGTAGCAATGCCACGTTTTGATAAATTCTGGGCAGAAAATAAACCATTAAGTTTTGAAGTGGGCGAAGCCGCGAAGAAATGGGTGCGTTATGGAGAATTCCGTGAAGATCCATTGCTCAATCCGCTCGGCACGCCATCAGGCAAAATTGAGATTTTCTCTGATGTTATTGAGAAAATGCATTATAACGACTGTAAAGGTCACCCAAGCTGGATGGAGCCAGAAGAATTTGCGGGTAATGTGACAGAAGAATATCCGTTAGCTTTAGTGACGCCACATCCTTACTATCGTTTACATAGCCAATTGGCACATACTTCATTACGTCAAAAATATGCGGTAAATGATCGTGAGCCAGTGATGATTCACCCTGAAGATGCCGCTACTCGCGGTATTAAAGACGGTGATATTGTTCGCATTCATAGCAAACGCGGTCAAGTGCTTGCAGGTGCGGTTGTCACAGAAAACATCATAAAAGGTACTGTCGCTCTCCATGAAGGCGCGTGGTATGACCCAATGGACTTAGGTGAAAGTGAAAAACCATTGTGTAAAAATGGTTGTGCAAATGTCTTAACTAGAGATGAAGGTACATCTAAATTGGCACAGGGTAATTCTCCAAATACTTGTATCGTTCAGATTGAGAAATTTACAGGTGTAGCACCAGAAGTTACGGTATTTAAACAACCTAAACAGGTGGCGTAA
- a CDS encoding DUF5389 family protein, whose protein sequence is MKKQSLPTKFSPFAWGLAAFCSPILLCPMALLISTAFSKNPHLTNWQINLFSILFWVYPFILAITARILYLIHQHKPKLANKLLILSAVIFYVVLITICKIGL, encoded by the coding sequence ATGAAAAAACAATCTTTACCAACTAAATTTAGCCCGTTTGCTTGGGGGCTTGCTGCTTTTTGTTCGCCTATATTATTGTGTCCAATGGCATTATTAATTTCTACGGCATTCAGTAAAAATCCTCATCTAACAAACTGGCAAATCAATTTATTTTCAATACTTTTTTGGGTTTATCCCTTTATTCTAGCCATTACAGCTCGAATACTATACCTTATTCATCAACATAAACCTAAACTAGCAAATAAATTATTAATATTAAGTGCGGTCATTTTTTATGTGGTTTTAATTACGATTTGTAAAATTGGTTTATAA